The genomic interval GACACCTGCAGGGTTCCCAGGACACCCCAAAAGAGTGCTGAGAGAATCAGCACCAGGGCTGGAGGTGGCTGCTGCCCTCTGACCCACCTGGCTCCCAACCCATCAAGGCCCTTCTCTGCTTGAAGGGCTCCTACACTGCATTCTGGGACTTCAGGGAGAATACTAGAGGGTGGGGGCTTCTCTccagttttttcctttcatcccACCAACCCATCCACAAGTCCCCAGAGAAAGAAGTTCAGCATGCCCAGCCTGTTGTCCTTCCCTGTCCCCCTCAGACCAATCCCAGGTTCTCACAGGGACCCTCCCCCTGTTCCCActccctcccaaccccctcctccccaggaacGCCCCCTCTCAGGACTGGGCGAAGCCTTGTGGCCCAGTGCCCACTCACCCTCCCTTTCCTCACATCAGAGATGCTGGGAACGCCCATTTCTGGGTGAGCATTGCAAACACCCCCCTCCCTAAATACCCCTCATGCCCAGTTAGGCACACCCGCTCCCCAAGCCTCTGCTTCCTCCCGGAGTCCCCCCCTCCCAAGTGGCCCTCTCTCCTCCGGACACTCCACCCCCGCCTGCCCTCTCGGCCCCCAGCCCAAGACAGCAGCGGGAAGTGAAAGTTCCAAGGAGGGGTTGGTGTCCCAGCTTCTTTCCTGGCCAACTCTCCCATTCCTGGCTCCTCCCGGGCCCCCTCCCGCTCGGCGAGCTTTCTGGTGGGATCAGCACCAGATTGAGGGGTGCCGGCCTCTCAGGCCTGGGATGAGGGGCCAGGAAGTATCCTCTTCGCCAAACCCTAGGAGCCGTGCCTACTCGGCGCCCTGGCACCGGGTGGAACGATCAGCTAGGCCCCAGAGGAGCGAAGACGTCAGTCCCGGGGAGCAGAGCCCCACTACCGCGATCCTGAGGGGGTGCTGGGCCAGGCCCCGGGGTGCCCGGTCCCGGAGCCTGAAAGTGTCCGCGGGGACCCTGCAGAGGATGACCAGCCAGGGGCGCCGGCATCCCTCCActttccctccccactccatcgcCCCGTCGCCGGGTCCTCGGCCCAGAACATCAGACGAGGGCAGGCTGTGCTCTGAATGGGGTCTCTCGGGGTCTCCGGCCGACCCCAGGACCCCAGGGTCTCCCGACTTCCCCGCGCGTCCTCCCAGGGCGACCCCCGGCCCACTTCTGGCCAGGCACTCACCTATATCTGGGAGCGGCCGGGAGGGCAGTGGGCTGCCCGCGCCCAGGAGCCCCAGGGCCCAGAGCAGCGCCAGGCGCATGGCAGCGCCGCCCGGGGCCGGGCGAGGGCAGCAGGTGCTGGGCCGGGCGCCGAGGAGCCGCGGCTGCCGGGTCGGCTTCTCGCACCTCGCAGCCAGGCGCAGCCACAggcccctcccaggctcctcccacACGGCCAGAGTCAGGCCCcgccccgaggccccgcccctggAAGGGCTCCACCCCCACAGCGCGCCGGGTTCCAAAGAAGTGTGGATCCAGTCCTTGACTCCGACTGCCGCACTGCTCATCCTGCTCTGCACAGCCACTTCAGGCTGCTTGCAGGATGGGAGCCAAGGCCCGGTCCGACCGGCTTGGGAGTCGCGCCTCCACCCGGCCCTGGGTCAGGACGCCTTCGTAGCAGCTTCACTGCCCTCCGCTCTCACGACCGCAGCCGGGCTCTGCCGGATCAGGTGGGCTGGTTCTCCCGACTGCCTAGGTCACCCTCCGGTACCGGACGCCTGCGAAGCGCGGGCAGCAGGAGTGTATGAAGCATTTTATTAAACGGGAAGGAGCGGATGGGAGAGCGAGCAAGACGCCCCTTCACTCCGCGTAGGTAGCATCATCGTTGCTGTCGCTGTAGGCGGAGGAGGAGAGCTCCTCGCGGGGTGTGCAGGCCGGGCACCGCTGCCGCATGTCATTCCAGCAGGAGCGGCAGTACACTGCCTCGCAGTTCGGTGTAGGGCACACGTAGGACTCGGGCGTCTCGGGTGCTTGGCACACCACGCATCGGCGGCGCAGCAAGGGGCGCAAGAGCGGGCAGCTGCGGTGCAGGATGTCAACCAGATGGCGGCGCTGTTGAGAAACAAGGCGGGTTTAGAGCCGGTTGGGGAGCAGGCGAGAAAGATGGGGAGGTGGAGAACAGCGCTTCTTTTTGGAGAAGCGCTTCTTATCTGAAGTCTCAAGACCTGACTATGCCCATATGTTGGAGGAAGCTGGACTTGGCAAAGAAGGGCCCTGGAGGGCAAGGGTTCTATGGATGTCGGTCCTAGAGAGCTTCCCTCACTTCATGATGGAGAGTGAGAGGATGCAGCCGGTAACAGCCACAACCATCATCACATGTACTCTCCGGTAAATCGTAAATCGTCTTATTTGATTCTCACCGTGAGGCTGAGAAGTGGGTAGGGCAGATAAGACTATCACTACCGTGTTctcctactttacagatgagaaagctgaatcTCATAAATGTTAAATGACTTTCCCAAAGGCACAGACTGAACAGTAAAACCTGTCTGGATCCGGGTACCCTGATTCCAAATTACAAGCCTGGCTCATTATGCTCCCTCTGTCTCCCAACCTCTCTCCACACATTTTCCAGGAATTCTCAGGCCACCTTATCAGGTCACTCTTTGCTCAAGAAACTCCAGGGGCCCCACTGCCTGCCAAGCAAAGGCAGGACTCCTGGCCTTGGCCTTCTGAGCCTTCCACAATTTGGTCCCTTTCTAGCCTCTGCTCCAACTTACCTCTCCCTGAACTTTACATGTTCTGTGCTGGTTCCTCCTTAGACTTCAAGCCCTGCACTTGGTTGGCATTTCCTTTGGACTCTGAGTCCTTGCACATTCTGCTTCCTCAACTGGGAATGAATGCCCTTCACATTTCCATCTGCCCATCAAAATCCAGTTAACTCCATGATCTGGTCATGGAATCACATTATGTTCATTTTGAATGAGTTTCTTAGGACATCTGGATCAAGACGTTGGACTAGAAGGACATggagctcacctcctctcatAGTATCAGTATGTTCATCAGACATTCATCCAGCCTCTACTGCATGTCatgggagttgggggaggggggtctAGGAGCTAGAGGAAAAATTTAAGCAAATATGGTCTCTCACTTTTATGAGCTTTTTAAGGGCTGATTAAATAAGAGTAactgctccttgtgtttttaaatgaTATTGGGCCCTGTACCAAGAAactaggggggcttccctggtggctcagacggtaaagcatctgtctgcaatgcaggagacccaggttcgatccctgggtcaggaagatcccctggagaaggaaatggcagcccacttcagtactcttgcctggaaaatcccatggacagaggagcctggtaggctacagtccatgtggtcgcaaagagttggacatgactgagcgatgtcACTTTCACCATCACTTTCACCAAGAAACTGTAAGTAAATTAATTCAATCCAAACAATAACTATGTAAGGCAGATCTCTTTTCAGCTGAAAAAAACTGATGGCTTGGAGAGGTGATCATTTTCAGACAATGacaactaacacatatatacatataacttgCTATGCACCTGCACTGTGATTAAATGAGTGAAACTCACTTAATCCTTTCTACAAATAGATGGAGTAGTTaagtccattttacagaagggaaaaaaCCAAGACTCAGCATTTAAGTCAGTGCTCAAGATCACACAATTGTCACAGTAATAAGAGGAGAggccaggattcaaacctaggctctctagggatttccctggtggtccagtggctaagactccaaatgcaggaggcctgggttccacctctggtcagggaactagatcccacctgctgcaactaagacttcacATACCGCAACTAAAGATGCTGCATGCCacgactaagacctggcacagccaaataagtaaataatatcttttttttaaaaaagatatctttatattaaaaaaaaaaaaaaagaatctctctgGCACCAGAGCCTCACACCTGACCACCACTCTATTACTGATCTCTAGTGAGCAGGCTTCATAGAGTTGTCCAACCTCCCCATTCTGCAGAGGGAAAAACTGAGGTCCAGTGAAGACCATGGCCAAGGTTACAAAGCTTAATGAGGGGGTGTGGACTGAAGCCTGGTTCTGCTGACTGTGTGCCCTTTCTGTACACCACATGCCTCTTCATGAGACCTCCCTGATCCCCAGTCCACCTGAGTCCCCTTGCCTATGCCACCTCCTCACACCCTCCACACCTCCCACCCCCCTGTGCTGGAATGGCATTGAGCTTCTAATCTGAAGTCCTCTCAGAAGAACCTGTGTCTTTGCCTTGGGCCCCTTGTTTCTGATGAACCCGTCTTGCTTTTCTTTGACCCAACTATATAAAATCTGATTCCTCCTTTTTGCCCGCTTCTCTATGGTCcaggtgtccctggtggcttagttggtaaagaattcacctgcaatgcaggagaccccggttcgattcctgggtcaggaagattccctggagaagggataggttacccactccagtattcttgggcttccctggtggctcagatagtaaagaatctgcctgcaattcaggagacctgtgtttgatccctgggttgggaagatcccctggaggagggcatggcaacccattccggtattcttgcctggagaattccatgtatagagcagcctggcaggctacagtccatggggttgcaaagagtcagacatggctgagtgaccacGCACAGCACAGCCCTGTGGTCCACTTAGGATCTCAGGCTGGGCTGAATACTGGATACAGATATGGACACAGCCTTGACCTCCAGGCACTGGATGACCAAGGCCTTTGCATGCCCGCCATCAGAACTCACTGAGCATCAGTAGACTTGGGACCTTGGTAGGGGCTGGAGGGACTAAGGGGAGATgccccccactccagttcttAGACCCAGAGGCGCAGGCCTGGACTCACTGGAGCCCTCTGCTGTCTTGCCCGCCTCAGGATGGTAGCCCTCCTCAGCTGGGTGAAGGCTGCTCTCTTCCTCAGGAGGTCATTATAGAGGAACAGGGTCCGCTTCTTTTCTCGCTGGGGCCAAGGAGACAGCACAGAGGAGAAAGACATCCCCCGAGGTGGGGCTGATGGGGAGCTGGGTGCAGGCCAGTGTGTGCGCACCCCGGGGTGGAGAGTTGTGGGGGGCACACCTTGGGGAAGTAGAAGGCTGTGATGACCCTCCGGAGCCGGTAGCCGAAAGCCTGGAGCAGGCAGAGACACACTAGGAGGCCACTTGGTAGTGCGGCTTTCAAATAGGCCCTGGTGCTCAGGGGCACGGGCTGGGGCAGGCAGGCTGGGGGGAGGAGGTGGGCCTGTCAGGGGTATGGCCCGGGCCGGCTGGCCGCAACTCTGCACTGAATTCCCCACGTTCATGAGGTGTGGGTTAGGTCTCTGATTACCCTGTTATCTTTCTGCCTGCCCCTCACCCTGCAGAGCTTTGTTGCAGTATGGTAGTCATTAGGCCCAGGAAGCTATTTGTTCAACACGGCACAGACGTAGACATTTTCCATCATGGCAGAAAGTTCTATTGAACGGCATTGCTCCAGAGGGCTGGGACTTTGGGGGACCCTCTGGACTCCTCTGACCCAAACCTGTCATCCTCCAATCCTTCAAGCTTGACCTGATGTTTCCTACTCTGATTCTCCAATGCAAACACACCGACCCCCATTTCACCATAGCCAAGGCCCGGTCCCCTAACTCTTTGTCTTGGAAACACCCCGCCTGCCTCCTCTCCCCTGGCCCCCAGCCAGCAACTCCTCGGATCCAAACTTTCGGCATCACTCACGCATGTTGTTTGAGTCCACCACTATCTCAGAGGAGGTGTTCAGGGCTCCGATGGTATTCCGAAGAAGCCGGGCAAGCATGGAGTCTCCCCCGACTTTCACTTCCAGTTTATGACTGCCTGATGCCAGGATAGGGGTCGTGGTGTGTATGGGGAGTGGGGGAGTCAGGAGAGAGTTGGAGTTATGGAGATGAGGCAGGATGGGGACTGGATGGAGGGGAGAGGTCAAGGCATAGCAATACTTCTCAACTGCACAGGACTTTCCATCCCTTCACTGATTACTAATGCCTCCTCTTGACAGATACAAAGGggagtggaaactgaggctcccagTGACAGCTGTCAAGTTGCAGGGCTGATATTTGACCCTAAGGTGGGCAGGTAGGGGCTGagaagcagaaggaaatgacagaacTGGAAGAACTGGGGACTTCCTctgtggtccggtggttaagaatctgccttccagctcacggttccatccctggttgagaaccCAAGCTCCCACATGCCGCGAGGGAActaagcctgggagccacagctgctgagcccgtgctctggaagccatgcgccacaactagagagaagcccatgagccacagctaagacctaacGCAgccaaatgaaagaaattttttaaaaattggaaaaattggGGTGGGGTGGCTGTGCAAGGGTGGGAGTTCTCCAGGGGGTTGTCTCCTTGGGCCTGGAGCCTGGAGCGGGGGCTGGGCTCACTGCGGAAGGAGTACTGCACGAAGGAGTGGTGGCGGATAGTGTCGAAGATGGAGTAGAGAGCCCAGTCCAGGCcacagagcagcagcagcagcagcagcacgggcAGTGTCTCCATGAGCTCCCTTAACTGGCCAGGGAGCAGGAGGGGCGGAGCTGGGCAGTGCCACTGAGCCCCCTCTGCCCTCCACCCCTCAGACCCCTGCCTCTAGTAGGATCTGGGGTCCTGCCTCCATGCCATCCTCACCACATTTCTCATTTCTGCGGCCTGGATCGTGGGGTCCCAGGGGAAGATGACGGTTTTCTTCTCGGCTTTGCGGAGTGGCAGCAGCGTCTGCTTGCCCTGGGAAAAACGTCCCCACGGTGAGAAACGCTGAGCaccctctcctcttcccctctgccctcctggagCAGGACACCACCCAGAGAACGGGACAGGGCACTCTTGGGCAAGGCTGCGCACACTCACTAGCTTCTTTCTGCGTTCATCGATCTGACAGAAGTAGGTACTGATATAGATGTTGTCGAAGCGGATGTCCCTGTTATAGCTGTCCATGTAGGAGAAGCACCTGTGGATGAGAGTGTCTCCTTCGCCTCCAGGTTTACCCACCCCCAaccacgggcttccctgatgtggTCAGTCAGCCCACCGCCCTGCACGCACCAAGCACCGTCTGTGTCCTAGGAGGAGaaagccctgccctgccctccagcaGCCCCGCAGTCCCATGAaaaacatgcacatacatactGCTGAGACAGAACAGAGAGGAGGACGGGAGGGAGGGTTGTgtaagtgcatgtgtgtgcctgggAGGTAGGGGAAGGTTTCCCAGGCATGGAACTTTCAggaagaatagcaagcagaggaAACATTAGGAGCAAAGGATGGAGACAAGGAAAATCCCTCAAGGATGCAGAAATCGCCCGATCCACTGACTCCCACGTTCACCTCTCAAGCCCCTGCCTCTTGGCTGAGCCCTCAAAACATCTCCTGGGAGCTCACTTGAAGCAAACCTCATTTCAACCAtcatttcccttctccactgaTACACCCCTGAGTAAAGCGATATTTTCtgtgtgagcgtgtgtgcacGGGCAGACGTAGCTTTTCTGTGTATCTCTCAAAGTCCCACATAATGCTTCAGTTTCCTGAGGAAAAATGTTAATTGTTGGAAATGTGTTTAAAACTGTAAAAGTACATTAAATAAGCTCTGTAAACTGTGAAACATGATTTCCAATGCTATTGGTTCTGGGACCCTGTAAAAATCCACTTCTTTGCCTTTCAGAGAGAAGTGTctataaatgcaaagaaagacTGTGGGCGCCCCCTTGTGGGGAGACCTACCACTGCTGGGTCTGGGCCTCCGGAGCCGGGTCtccatccctccccacctcagcCCCTTCAATGAGTGACCTCACCCAGGTTGAAAGCCTGGAAGTGGCTTTTGACTCTgtacctccttccttccctctgcaagctggctctgcaccttcccccacctccctccattTCAGGCCAACTTCCTGCCACGCCCCCGCCCACCTCCGTTCCAGCCTGGCTCCCTAACCTCTGACCCACcttggcctccctgcctccaggctgCTCCAGTACAGCCTGCAACCTTGCCACTGGGGGGCGGTTCAGGGCCCTTCCGCAGGGATTTCCAGACTGTTCTGACTATGCCGGGTCCTCAACCACAGCCTCTGCCGTCCACATCCCACAAATGCTGAATTCCTGACCCAAGAGAAGACTTTTCCTCTTCTTGGCCGAGGCTCCCCATCTGCAGCCTTTTGAAGCTCAGTTATGGCCCTTTCAGGGGCACTTCCTCAGCTCCCGTATCTGTCCATAGTACAGCCTTTGAATCATCTCTGTCTTGTGGACGCCTCTCCTACTTCCCCTCAACCATGAGCGTCTTGAGGGCAGAACTATGGCTCATTCATCTCTGTTCTCCCACAGGACTCtggacacacacataaacactcaCTTGCAGTCTAGGCCCCGCAAACaggggcagaaggagcaggagcccCTGTGGCCTCCCTTGTCCAGCCCCTGCCCATCTCAGGCAGTGGGGCTAGAGACAGGAAACAGAGGGTCCAGAGGTCGGCAGGGAAGCAGAGTGAGGCCCAGGGCAGCCCAGCTGGACGCCAGGCTGGGTGGGGTTGAGGACTTTGGTCCAAATGGAGGGAAAGTAGCTGCCAACACAGCAGGCgggagaaaatgaaagcagaattGGACGATAAAAATGGCACAAAGTCAGAGCCAAGGGGAATATGaagggcaagaaaaaaaaaatcaaaagtcaaagctaaaagttaaaaaaaaaaaaaaaagaagtcagcgTTGGGATAAAGGCCGGAAGGAGGTAGATAAATGAAGACGGTCGCCCTTTTAAGGTGGTGGGAACATGGGGTAACGTTTCTTCTGACAAAATGTCCACATTTCCTTTAACTTTGTGTAAACAACGAACCCAGCTTTGTGAAAAGGCAAAGTCAAAGGCGCAGAGCGTTCAGATTCAGTCGGAGGAGGGCTCTGCAGCTCCATTCCTAGGGCCTCCCTCGGGGCACGGCCAGCAGGAGGCCGGGGCTCCCGGGCAGAGGCTGAGGACTCACGCATGCAGGACCAGCAGGAAGGTGCAGGAGAGCAGCACGTGCAGCAGCCCCAGGGTCCACTCGAGCTGGGCCTCCTGGCGTCTGACGTAGTCCCGCACCTCGCTGCTCACGTGTTTCCAGCTCGTGTTGAGGCCCAGCACCCcagcccgcttctcctcctggtgGGCGGCACAGGTGCCGCCTCAGAGGCCCAGACCCAGCTTCCCAGACTCCTTGTGGCTTCTCTTCCCCCCGGGATGCTTCACTCATGCTCTCCTCCTCCCAGGAACTTCAGGGCTGCCTCTGCCTCCTGTTCGCCGCCCTCCTTGACAACAGTCTTGCTCCTCTGCACCTCTGTGAGCTGACACCCTCTCACAGCTGGCTGACCCTTCCCACAGGCTGGACACCCTCCCCCTCCCTGTCATCCAGGGCCTCCACCAGTCCGCACCCCGTCCCCTCCCTCACCAGCCACCTCTCCTGCGTCCTCGCCCGCTCTTCCTCGCATCCTGTTCCTGTGccctcctccccccactcccTAACCCCCACCTCTCACTGCCCATTTCTTACCTTGAGGTTAATAGTTGCTGAAAATTCCCCCTCCAGGCCATGAATAGACTGGTTGAGGGAGTCATAGGTCTGCCCAAAGTTGCCTTCCACTGGGATGCGACCGCGGCACCAAACTTCCATCACTGGTGGGGGGCAGTGGGGCCGGGTCAGGGGGCCTCCAGTCCTCCCTTCCCGTGATCCTCTTCATCCTACTGCTTTTGTCTCTCTGCCcgtgactttctttctttcttttcattttttggtgcgacttatggaatcttagttcccaggccagggattgaaccttggctcTTGGCAGTGAcagcctggagtcctaaccattggagtcttaaccactggactaaaaGGGGATTCCCTGCCCATGGCTTTCTACCACCTTGAGTTTTTCCCTTCTTCGCTCCCCTTGAATTCTTCCCCCATTTTTTTCACCTGTCTATGACCGTACCAAACACTAATTATGATAGCCAACACATAACAGAGCATTTCCTCTGTGTGCCGGCTCTGTCAGCTGCTTCACATGTATCATCTCCTTAAATCCTCAAGACCCCTAATGGGATAAGTACTATCATGATGTCCATCTTTCAGATGAAGAGACAAAGCGGGAACTTACCTGAGTCACAAATCTAGTCAGCTGGAGGCGCTGGGCCCTAAGGATGCCGTGTCCTCAGAGCCCAAAGCCTCCCCTCCTGACTGCCTTCCTGCCTGACACCTTCCCAGGGTCCCCCAGGACTCAGATCCCTAGCCCTGGTGCTCCCCATCCTCCTGCCTCACCCTTGTGCTCACCCTTGGCAATGCTGCAGAAGAACTTGAACTTCATGGGCAGGCAGAGTAGGTGGTTGAGGAGGGGCACCCAGATGCGCTGCATACAAGCTCCATGCTTCTGGTCAAACCAGCGGCGGCAGCTGAACATGGCCTTGTTCACCACATCTGCAGGAAGGGCCAATGGGGGTCTGAGGTCCCCACACCCTGAGCCAACGCCCAGGCCCCTGCCTGCCCAGGGACCCCCACTCACAGGAGCAGCGCAGCTTAGTCTTCAGCTCATACATCTTCTGTGTAGACAGGTGGTGTCTGAAGGCTGAGGCAAGGGGGGCTGCTCCACCTGGGGCTGTCTCTGAGCCCTCGGCATCCTTGGGTGAGAATCCGCTCTCACTGTTCACCTGGGCATCCAGTTCCTCaaaggagttggtgatgttctGAGTCTCGACTTTCAGTGAATCTTTGCTGCTCTGGGGTTGGAGGGAGGAAAGGGGTCCGGCATGGCAACTTGGAGCTTCTGTGCCCAACAGCCTGTTCGTCCCCATCAGCCCAGCCTTGGGCTCTTACCTCCAGCTATAAGGAGCTGAGACCTGGAGATGGGCTCTCATCTCAGATTCTCCACTGTTTGTAGTCCTTGGgagccctctcccctccccaggggccTCTGCTCTACTCACCTCCCATGCTCCCAGCTCCTCCCAAGGCCTCCTGTTCCGGATCCTTGCTAGTCAAGGAGGGTTCCCCAGGCCCTTGACTTTACCCCTCACCGCTACTCTCTCAGGCCACTGTGTCATCTCCACTGTCCCAACTCCGAAGCCCCGAGGTCCTTGTCTTCCCAATGCTTCAACTTTCCAATTTTTCCAGACCCCAATCTTCAGTCTTCCAGTACCCTATTCCCTCATGCCCTGACTCTCAAAGATTCCCAACTCCTCAAGGCCAGGGCCCCCAATTTCCTGACATTCTAGCTCAGCTGCCCAGAACACTACCTACTTGGGTGTTTGGGAATGTGTGTGGGATGTGTCCCAGTGGTTGGGGGGTAGGAGCTCTTCCGCCATTTAATGCCCAGAGACCCGGGCACATCCTGCAATGTTTGGGAACAGTTCTGCCCCAAATGCCAGTACCACTCGCCCTGTTGTGTAACTATAAGTCCAGGGTCCCAGCTCTCAGCTCAGGTCATCTAGGCCCTGTGAGGAGAGGGACCCCTAGACCCTGCCGTGTAGGGTCCTGACCAGCAAGTCCTTGAACACCGCCCGCAGGGGGGCTGTGGAGACACGCCAAGCTGTGCGGGTGTTGTTGATCTGCAGCTCCACCGTGCAGCCGAGCGATGCTATCACCTCGTTGAGGTTGTGCCGCAGATTGGCCACTGGTCCtgggggaagatgccctggtagATTACCTCCCTCTAGAGCCAATTAACTTTCTTCAGCCCATCCTGAGCTCCCACTCTGCGGGCGGTGACCACCTTCTAGAACTGTACATTGATGGGGCCCAGAAGCTGGTGAAAGGTCATCTCATTCaacccctgatttttttttttttttttccttttgtaaatgaAGGAGGCTCAGAGACTCAGAGGAACTCTCTCAGGGGATACACAAGTCAGAACAGCTGGGATTAGACCCGCCACTCTTTGCTCTTCAACAAGCCTGGCTCTCAATGGATAGCCCATCAAGAGTCATTGCTTCAGTGTCACTAACTGGTACCCAGGGGCACACACTCAccctcatagatggcagccaaGGCATATCCCAGTACAAAGAGCCTGCCCTCTTTGCCCAGCATCTTGGGTATTAGCAGAAGGCTGGCACAGCGAATGTGAGGCGAGGTCCCCCAGCCTACGACCCCCAAGCCTGTCAGGAGAGCCCAGGAAGTGGTGGGGCAGAGTAAGGAAGCTGCCTCCCCCACCAAGTTTAGCAGAGCACCCACCTCCCACAACTCCTTTCTAGAACCATCACCACACTGCCCTTGTCCCATTCACTCTGGCTCTGATAGGCCTTCAGGCCACTCATGCATTCATCTACCGAACAGCCGTTTATAGAGTTTGACTGTGTGCCAGCCTCCGGACGGGCTTGGAGAGGAGGCCGGAGACTGAAAAGCCAGGGTCAGTGATTGACTTGGT from Dama dama isolate Ldn47 chromosome 20, ASM3311817v1, whole genome shotgun sequence carries:
- the DCST1 gene encoding E3 ubiquitin-protein ligase DCST1 — its product is MAIRPHQNGAKGPRKLPHTTVQGFLNWGLPRSCNQFLWRQPGEFPVSAFLLGAGTGGLLAIGLFQLLVNPMNIYEDQKMVTLYSLVGLGVVGWGTSPHIRCASLLLIPKMLGKEGRLFVLGYALAAIYEGPVANLRHNLNEVIASLGCTVELQINNTRTAWRVSTAPLRAVFKDLLSSKDSLKVETQNITNSFEELDAQVNSESGFSPKDAEGSETAPGGAAPLASAFRHHLSTQKMYELKTKLRCSYVVNKAMFSCRRWFDQKHGACMQRIWVPLLNHLLCLPMKFKFFCSIAKVMEVWCRGRIPVEGNFGQTYDSLNQSIHGLEGEFSATINLKEEKRAGVLGLNTSWKHVSSEVRDYVRRQEAQLEWTLGLLHVLLSCTFLLVLHACFSYMDSYNRDIRFDNIYISTYFCQIDERRKKLGKQTLLPLRKAEKKTVIFPWDPTIQAAEMRNVLRELMETLPVLLLLLLLCGLDWALYSIFDTIRHHSFVQYSFRSSHKLEVKVGGDSMLARLLRNTIGALNTSSEIVVDSNNMPCLPQPVPLSTRAYLKAALPSGLLVCLCLLQAFGYRLRRVITAFYFPKREKKRTLFLYNDLLRKRAAFTQLRRATILRRARQQRAPRRHLVDILHRSCPLLRPLLRRRCVVCQAPETPESYVCPTPNCEAVYCRSCWNDMRQRCPACTPREELSSSAYSDSNDDATYAE